One window from the genome of Campylobacter concisus encodes:
- a CDS encoding DUF2393 family protein, whose translation MLNSIKHNLLFVLQNAKLIDFLTYGWIFLAFILIVLLGIFIAIKSWWQIGFLFILAGFFGLFVGNYYANKYINENLRPVSISKITTKQLQYVDALMVDFNITNNSNNALSICKIELDFYLSSRQNTKDFFNSLNPFARKRIILNEEFLPKQSIEVKDFINDFAFIDYNISKKVECF comes from the coding sequence ATGTTAAACAGCATTAAGCACAACTTGCTTTTTGTATTGCAAAATGCAAAGCTCATTGATTTTCTAACCTATGGCTGGATATTTTTAGCATTTATACTAATTGTGCTTTTAGGGATTTTTATAGCGATAAAGTCGTGGTGGCAGATAGGATTTTTATTTATTCTAGCTGGTTTTTTCGGACTTTTTGTAGGTAATTACTACGCGAACAAATATATAAATGAAAATTTAAGACCAGTTAGCATAAGCAAAATAACCACCAAGCAGCTTCAATATGTTGATGCACTAATGGTTGATTTTAATATTACAAATAATTCAAATAATGCACTTAGTATCTGTAAAATCGAGCTTGACTTCTATCTAAGCTCAAGGCAAAATACGAAAGATTTTTTTAACTCACTTAATCCATTTGCTAGAAAAAGAATCATCTTAAACGAGGAATTTTTGCCAAAGCAAAGCATTGAGGTTAAAGATTTTATCAATGATTTCGCATTTATAGACTACAATATCTCTAAAAAAGTGGAGTGTTTTTGA
- a CDS encoding DUF2393 family protein — protein sequence MSSAYFTIVHIIVLFAIALLSILFLVLSLRAERKLFLSLFFTNILISTTLAVFLMLVLDKYTKKGMLENVKSERILRNESIVFKGQVRNIGKFTISNCTLTVKLINQPLNKNDLGGEAFFKPSGLSFFSWILGTDKDERPNTVEYKFDVAKNLPKQKSTPFTVYMPYPPYFKNGMNITKLNCY from the coding sequence ATGAGCTCAGCATATTTTACGATCGTTCATATTATCGTTCTTTTTGCGATTGCTCTGCTTTCCATTTTGTTTCTTGTTCTTTCACTTAGAGCTGAGCGAAAGTTATTTTTATCACTATTTTTTACAAACATTCTAATCTCAACCACACTTGCTGTTTTTTTGATGCTAGTGCTTGATAAATACACAAAAAAAGGCATGCTCGAAAATGTAAAAAGTGAGCGAATTTTGCGAAATGAAAGTATTGTTTTTAAGGGACAAGTGAGAAATATTGGTAAATTTACAATTAGTAACTGCACACTGACAGTCAAACTAATCAATCAACCGCTAAATAAAAATGACCTTGGCGGTGAAGCATTTTTTAAGCCAAGTGGGCTTTCATTTTTCTCATGGATTCTTGGCACAGATAAGGATGAGAGGCCAAATACGGTTGAATATAAATTTGATGTAGCCAAAAATTTACCAAAGCAAAAAAGCACACCATTTACCGTATATATGCCATATCCGCCTTATTTTAAAAACGGCATGAATATCACAAAACTAAATTGCTACTAA
- the purF gene encoding amidophosphoribosyltransferase: MCAIVGIINSKDAAKTAYYALFSMQHRGQEASGISVCDDGEISTHKGNGLVTEVFNEEILRSLKGDMAIGHNRYATAGKNSGRDAQPIAANYSLGQISIVHNGNLVNKDEVRDELIKDGAIFQTNMDTENIIHLIARNHSEHLQDRIIAALDKIKGAYCLLIQSRHKTFAIRDRWGVRPLSLGKLKDGGYIVASETCAFDLVGASFIRDIRPGEMIVFEHGKSEFQSIQIYEPDPRICAFEYIYFARPDSVIEGKSVYEVRKKMGEVLAKKSKIKADFVVPVPDSGVPAALGYANESKIPFELAITRNHYVGRTFIEPSQEMRNLKVKLKLNPMSSVLKGKSIVVIDDSIVRGTTSKKVVDLLRHAGAKEIHFRVACPELKYPERYGIDTPSFEELISSKKNAEEVREYIGADSLEFLSIDELKESIGNERKYSLVSFDGDYFIK, translated from the coding sequence ATGTGTGCAATAGTTGGTATTATAAATTCTAAAGATGCAGCAAAGACTGCCTATTATGCGTTATTTTCTATGCAGCATCGCGGTCAAGAGGCGAGTGGCATTAGTGTTTGTGATGACGGAGAAATTTCTACTCACAAGGGTAATGGACTAGTTACAGAGGTTTTTAATGAAGAAATTTTAAGATCGCTAAAAGGCGATATGGCGATCGGTCACAACCGCTATGCAACGGCTGGTAAAAACTCAGGTCGTGATGCCCAGCCAATAGCTGCCAACTACTCTTTGGGGCAGATTTCGATAGTCCATAATGGAAATTTGGTAAATAAAGATGAGGTTAGAGATGAGCTTATTAAAGATGGTGCGATATTTCAGACAAATATGGATACTGAAAATATCATCCATCTAATCGCAAGAAATCATAGTGAACACTTGCAGGACCGTATTATCGCGGCACTTGATAAGATAAAAGGTGCTTATTGTCTGCTTATCCAGTCACGTCATAAAACCTTTGCCATAAGAGATCGCTGGGGTGTTAGGCCACTAAGCCTTGGCAAGCTAAAAGATGGTGGATATATCGTAGCTAGCGAGACTTGCGCTTTTGATCTTGTGGGGGCTAGCTTTATAAGAGATATTAGGCCTGGTGAGATGATAGTTTTTGAACATGGAAAAAGTGAGTTTCAAAGCATTCAAATTTATGAGCCAGATCCTAGAATATGTGCATTTGAATATATCTATTTTGCTCGCCCAGATAGCGTGATAGAAGGTAAAAGTGTCTATGAAGTTAGAAAAAAAATGGGTGAAGTACTAGCTAAGAAGAGCAAAATTAAAGCTGATTTTGTCGTACCTGTACCAGATAGCGGAGTACCAGCAGCGCTTGGGTACGCAAATGAGAGCAAAATCCCATTTGAGCTAGCTATCACTAGAAACCACTATGTGGGTAGAACCTTCATCGAGCCAAGCCAAGAGATGAGGAATTTAAAAGTCAAGCTAAAACTTAACCCGATGTCATCGGTTCTAAAAGGTAAAAGTATCGTTGTTATCGACGATAGTATCGTTCGCGGTACTACTTCAAAAAAGGTGGTTGATCTTTTAAGACATGCGGGCGCTAAAGAGATTCATTTTAGAGTCGCTTGTCCTGAGCTTAAATACCCTGAGCGATATGGTATCGATACGCCAAGCTTTGAAGAGTTAATAAGCTCTAAAAAAAATGCAGAAGAAGTAAGAGAATATATCGGTGCAGATAGCTTAGAATTTTTAAGCATAGATGAACTTAAAGAAAGTATCGGCAATGAGCGAAAATATTCGCTTGTAAGCTTTGATGGTGACTATTTCATAAAGTGA
- the dapB gene encoding 4-hydroxy-tetrahydrodipicolinate reductase, with product MVKIGLYGASGKMVQSIISCLKDEKDATLSVAFSQKNEVENLNSELLTNDFAKFFEACDVIIDFSQKEATVALLNYARTNPKPLVIGTTGLNDEDKNLLHLASGAMPILYATNMSLGVALLNRLARIASKTLREFDIEIVEQHHRHKKDAPSGTAMTLAGCVAEARDLNLKDVLVTGRAGMVGERSKDEIAVMALRGGDVVGRHTVGFYNDGEFIELNHTATSRATFSKGAIRAAIWLKDQNSGLYSIDDSLGLDD from the coding sequence TTGGTAAAAATAGGACTTTACGGCGCTAGCGGCAAGATGGTTCAAAGCATCATCTCTTGTTTAAAAGATGAAAAAGACGCCACTTTAAGCGTCGCTTTTAGCCAAAAAAATGAGGTTGAAAATTTAAATAGCGAACTTTTGACAAATGACTTTGCTAAATTTTTTGAAGCATGCGATGTGATAATCGACTTTAGCCAAAAAGAGGCTACAGTAGCACTACTAAACTACGCTAGAACTAATCCAAAACCACTAGTTATCGGTACGACCGGGTTAAATGACGAAGATAAAAACTTACTCCATTTAGCATCTGGAGCTATGCCTATTCTTTATGCAACAAATATGAGTTTGGGCGTAGCTCTACTAAACCGCCTTGCAAGGATTGCCTCAAAAACATTAAGGGAATTTGATATAGAGATCGTCGAACAGCACCACAGGCATAAAAAAGATGCTCCAAGTGGCACTGCGATGACCTTGGCTGGCTGCGTGGCTGAGGCTAGGGATCTAAATTTAAAAGATGTTTTAGTCACTGGTAGAGCTGGCATGGTGGGCGAAAGAAGCAAGGACGAGATTGCAGTTATGGCACTTCGTGGTGGAGATGTGGTCGGTCGCCACACGGTTGGCTTTTATAATGACGGCGAGTTTATTGAGCTAAATCACACCGCAACGAGTAGGGCAACCTTTTCAAAAGGCGCGATCAGGGCTGCTATTTGGCTAAAAGATCAAAATAGTGGCCTTTACTCGATAGACGATAGCTTAGGGCTTGATGATTAA
- a CDS encoding NAD(P)/FAD-dependent oxidoreductase — translation MLDLAIIGGGPAGLSAGLYATRGGLKNVVMFEKGEPGGQITSSSEIENYPGQKAPGESGFDFMSTWWKQCSAFGLVHKWANVVGVRKNSDGSFEILLEGGKSEQAKAVIVATGSTPRRAGFKGEDEFFGKGVSTCATCDGFFYKNKEVAVLGGGDTAVEEALYLANICSKVYLIHRRDEFRAAPTTVEKARKNEKIEFITSATIKEALGDKMGLTKIMLDTKNGERVLDVPGIFTFVGLNVNNEILKDENGKFICEMADGGQVKTNLKMQTSLKGLFVAGDIREDAPKQVIVAAGDGAVAALSAMSYIESLH, via the coding sequence ATGCTTGATTTAGCGATCATCGGAGGCGGTCCAGCAGGACTAAGCGCCGGACTTTACGCCACTAGAGGCGGACTAAAAAATGTTGTAATGTTTGAAAAAGGCGAGCCTGGCGGTCAGATCACCTCTAGCTCAGAGATAGAAAACTACCCAGGCCAAAAAGCCCCTGGCGAGAGCGGTTTTGACTTTATGAGCACTTGGTGGAAGCAGTGTAGTGCATTTGGACTAGTTCATAAGTGGGCAAACGTCGTTGGTGTTAGAAAAAACAGCGACGGTAGCTTTGAAATTTTACTTGAGGGCGGTAAGAGCGAGCAGGCAAAGGCTGTCATCGTAGCAACTGGCTCAACTCCAAGACGTGCTGGCTTTAAAGGCGAGGATGAGTTCTTTGGCAAAGGTGTTAGCACATGCGCAACATGCGATGGATTTTTTTACAAAAATAAAGAGGTAGCTGTTCTTGGCGGTGGCGACACAGCCGTTGAAGAGGCACTTTACCTAGCAAATATCTGCTCAAAAGTCTATCTTATCCATAGACGTGACGAGTTTAGAGCAGCACCAACCACCGTTGAAAAAGCTAGAAAAAATGAAAAGATCGAGTTTATAACAAGCGCAACGATAAAAGAGGCACTTGGCGATAAAATGGGTCTAACAAAGATCATGCTTGATACCAAAAATGGCGAGCGCGTGCTTGATGTGCCGGGCATTTTCACCTTTGTCGGACTAAATGTAAATAACGAAATTTTAAAAGATGAAAACGGCAAATTTATCTGCGAAATGGCTGATGGCGGACAGGTCAAGACAAACCTTAAAATGCAAACTAGCCTAAAAGGTCTCTTTGTGGCAGGCGACATCAGAGAGGATGCTCCAAAGCAAGTCATCGTAGCAGCAGGTGACGGCGCTGTGGCTGCACTTAGCGCTATGAGCTACATAGAAAGCTTGCATTAA
- the trxA gene encoding thioredoxin translates to MGKYIELTKENFDVTKEGVALVDFWAPWCGPCRMLAPVIEELAEGFEGKAKICKVNTDEVQDLAVEFGIRSIPTLLFFKNGELVEQMVGAQSKQALTDKLNSLL, encoded by the coding sequence ATGGGAAAATACATCGAACTCACAAAAGAAAATTTTGATGTAACAAAAGAAGGCGTTGCTCTAGTAGATTTCTGGGCTCCATGGTGCGGACCTTGCCGTATGCTAGCTCCAGTGATCGAAGAGCTTGCTGAAGGCTTTGAGGGCAAAGCGAAAATTTGCAAGGTAAATACTGATGAAGTACAAGATCTTGCAGTTGAGTTTGGCATCAGATCGATCCCAACATTGCTATTTTTCAAAAATGGCGAGCTAGTTGAGCAAATGGTCGGTGCGCAGTCAAAACAAGCCCTAACTGACAAACTAAATTCGCTTCTTTAA